The Hujiaoplasma nucleasis DNA window TCCAGCTGATAAAGCATTAATTAAAGAATTAGAAGATATCATTATTAGCAAAAGCATTGAATACGTTAGAATTGAAGATGAAGCACTACCACAAAAAGGTTCTACTTCTCGAGTTAAAGAAATCAAGAAAGCTATTAAGTATATTCAACTACCTATGGTTGAATTCCCAATAGATACGATGAAACAAATATTTGATAAGATTGTTATTGCAGATCAAGAAAATTATATTTTTGTCATTAACACATCTGATAAGCCATTAACTAAAGAAGCACTAAAAAAAGTAGCAGAAATGAATCCGCTACTTGAGAGTAAATGTAAAGGTAAGAATAAAAGTGTTGAGTTTGTTAATTGGAAAATAGTAATAACTTGATTACTATCTCCTTTTTTGAGTTACTGAAAAGGTATCAAAAGATGATATTTATTTCTTTGAAACCGTATCAATTTGCTTCATTGCTTCTTTTATACCATTAAGTTTTTGATTATTTAATTGAGAGGGATCTTTCAATAAATCTCTTTTTGCATACTTATATTTAAGATGCAATTTATTTGGTATTTTGGTTTGCTTATATTTATTAACTATTACACCAGTAATATTTTTATTGTGGTTTTTATCAAGTTTCTTACTTTTTCTCTTATTATATTTGTGCCCATTTTTTATCAAGATTTTTTTGACTTTACCAATAAATGTTTTCGGAAACTGTTCATTGCTTGAGAATGTTATATCATCAACATAAACAGTCATTTCAATATTATATCTTTTTGATAGTTGAGCTATTTCCTCAAACATTTCTCGATAACTTAAAAATGACAAAATGTTGCTTACACTCGAACCTGTAGGTATATGTTTTGTAGGGAATTTTACCTTGTTTTTAACTTCCTGCTGCTCTAAGTATTCGTCCACCTTGTCATTAATCTTTATATTCTCATAATTTATTGTAAGAATCTCACTGATTATATATGCAACATCAGGAGACATGTTCATTGTATTGTGAAAAAATTTATAAACATTCCCAAATGAACACATTGGATAAAATTTTTGAATATCAATAGAAACAACGTTAGAATTATTTTTGTGGCTAATATGATTTTGAACGTAAGAACTACCTCTTTTTGAAATTAAATAATCTGGCAAGTCAACTTGATTAAGAAATTTGAAAACTCTGTCATGGATTACCTTAAGCATTCCTCTAGGAGTTTCAACAATGCGACTTTTGATTGTTCCTCCATTACTGGTTTCAACAATAAAAACACTATAGTTATTAATAAAAGACAAATCTTTATCAAGATAGCCAATTTTATCATAAAAAAGAAGTTTAGCCAGTTTCTTCTTGCTTTTAAGATTGAATAAGGCATTCTCCATTATACAATATCCTTTCAAAAAAATTAGTTTCCCTAGATTCATCATTAATTACTTAATAACAAATCTAGAAAAACTAATTTCTAGTTATCTTTCTCTGCATCAAACGAAGTTAGTTTAATGCAAGCATCAACTAACTCGTTAATGCTTAAATCAGGATAACGTTTGCGTAGTGTAACACAAATGAGTACTCTGGCAGGGACCAACAATAATACTTGAATAAGTAGAATCGTTGGTTTAACAAGTGCAGAAATTGCACCTATCAAAAATGCTTGCATCTTCATTGTCCATCCTCCTTTTTTATAATCTCACCTTAACTAGTATTAGGTGGCTCCTCTTGGTCGATTATAAGAAGTCTGGATAGGGTACTACACAAATTTTCAAAATTAGTGATCTACGACAGCTCCTCTTACTACTAGCGAGATATAGTGTGCTCTATCGGAATTGGTCCAATGTTTGCTCACTTTATTGCCTGGCGTTTGTTGAGGTGCTTCCTTACCTGTATTGGAAAGTTTTTGGAGCATATGCTCCCGCATTAAAATGCAATAGATGAGGAGTCTATTTACCCTTATATTACATTCATATTTTATCACGTGGTGTCTTATTAATCAATAATATCAAAATATGCTTTTTTTCATATGCACCAAGCTGTATAAACTGAACGGTAACTACAATCCCAAGTATCAAGAATCACTCCATCAACACACGCTGTGATGTGTCCAGCCATTTTAAGGATGTAAGTACCTTTTGGATGGAGTTCAGTAAAGTCACTACCTTTAATTCTTGGTTCACCTTTGACTGGTTTGAATATGATTCTTGGGTAACCTTTGAAATAATCATATAAGAATTTGGTATCTTTATAACTTGTATACCCAAGTTCCCGCTTTTTTCTATTCAGTTCTCGTCTAGTTTCTAAGTAGTCTGAGTTGGTCGCAGTTGTGATTGCTCTCACAACACAATCACTTGTTTTTAATCCTTTAGGATGAGCATTGTATTCTTTATACATTGTCACTCCACCTTTCATTAAACCAATTGACAAGTTCTCTTGATTTATCTGTTTCAAAAAATGGATCTAGAAAATCATTCTTTCTACCGTAAACTGTATATCTTTTTTCTTCTCTAAAGCAATTGATTGTTATGGTAAATAGTGTATCTCCTGTTTTGATGTCTGCAATTCTAAAGTCATCATAAAGTGGTCCAGCAAGTGGGCAGTTATTTTTAAACCAAACATACATGGTTTCAAGATTAACTTTTCCACCATCTTTGAGTTGTTTGAAAATGTTACCCATGCGCTTTGTTTTGTTTGATAGGCTTTCATCTTTACAAAACCAATCGTACCAGCCCGCTTCAATTTGAGTATGTACGTCTTTAGATTCAAAATCACCTTGTTTAAATCTTTCAATAAAATCCTTGAGTTTTATTTCTTTTTGCATAATTTAAGTCTCCTTTGTTTTTTTGTTTACACTATATATCACTCAAAGAAGCATAAATAGCAAGTCAAATTTCTCACTGTAGTGACTTTTTCATTTTATGATCCTATCCTATTAAACTGACACGAAAGAATTAAAAATCATCAAGTTTCAAACGAATAAAACGTTTGAAAGTCGATGAAAATCGATAATTGTATAGTTTCATGGCATTTCATGCAAATTACTGTTTTTGAATCACAATCATAATCGCTAACACAATTACTTGATTTTTTACTTTCCACTTATCGTCTTAATATAGGCCATAAGTCTTATTTCTTATGGGTAGAATAAAACACTAATTGGAAAAACCAATATATTCCAATAAAAAATACAGGAAATCATCCTGTAAATCTTAAAAATCATTAAAATATCTAATTTTCATGTCAACGGTTGCAGTGATTCATACATAGAACCGACAGTCTTTTCTAAAGGGTGTCGGTGCAACGAAATATATGTGGAAAAGTCAAGTGCTTTTTTCACTTTTTTTATCGCAACAAAGACGTCAAATATGTCAAAGGTTGCAGTGAAAAATACATGAAACCGACAGTTGTGAACAAAGGGTCTAGAGTGTCAAGTTCATTATAAAAATACTTTTAATAGTGTCAAGTTCAAATTGTTTTTACTCTTTAATCATAAGGCATGTTATAAATTTATCTTTACCAATAAAATTATTTAATAACGGTGTATAGAAACGACATAAAACCGACTGTTCAAAGTGAAGGGTTTCAGTTAAACAGGCAGTTGTTAGTAAAAGGTCCATAACGTCAAGTTCAATATGAAAATGGATTTCTTTTCACTAATTTGAAGTGGTCTAATTTTTTGTTTAAAAAGATGATTATAATATGAATATCTCATGATAAAATATTAAGGAAAGAGGTGCAAGATGAAAGAATCAGACTTAATTACAGGAACTTATCAAATGCTTGAAAAAGGGGTCATCTATGATGCAAGCAAAATTTATCATGATCATTTCCATCCCCTATTTAATGAAGTAAACTATTATCAAGTTTTATCTAGAATGGTGAAAAACAATCGACTAATTAAAGTAGCTAAGGGACTTTACTATAATCCAGAATATATAGATGGAAAACAAGTTCCTCTAACACACAAAAATATAAAGAAATTTATGCTGCCATATCATGGATTAGGTTTTGCGGTTGGTGAATCATTATATTACCGGTTAAAACTTACTTCAAAGAAACCATCAAACTATATTTATTATGTAAATCATATCGAGGAAAAGAGTAGAACCATACAAAACACCAGATTTATTAGAATTCATTCTGAAATTAATGATGATATTATGAAACATATTGAATGTATAGATATCTTAGAACATTTTGAATCTATCCATAATATCAATTTAGAAAACTTCAATCAATATATCAGTTCATTCATAAACTGCTACGATGAGAAAATCATGAATCATGCAATCAAAGTTATTAAACCTAAGAAAAGATGCATTGCCTTTCTTAAAGAAATATTAGATGACAATAACAACGATAACACCTTAGATTTGTATTTGTCGACAACTTCTAAATATCATATCCCTAAGTGGAAAACAGGATTTTAGCAACTATGTGCTAAAATCCTGTTTTTTTTGTTGGATTTAAACGATTAGTTTTTGGAAGAAATCATCAATTTCTTTTAATGATGTTTCTATGTCATCACAGTCTAAATCTCTAATGGATAGTTTTCTAAAGTCAACTTCTTCTAATTGCTTTCTTATGTTCTTCTTTTTAAACATTTCATACAGTTTATATTGATTAAATTCATCGTTACTAACTATTGTTCTATTTTTCCTATGTTTATGTCGTGATGTAATCATTTGATTAAAATTATCAATGTCTATTGGAACTGCTTTGTCATAAAAATTCCAAATTTTATGGATATCATAAAAATCTCTAGCTCTCTTTTCTTGTGTTTCATCTAACGGATTGCCTTCTATATCATTTTTGAAGAGTTCTTTCTCTAATGTTATTTTTTCAAAAAATGTTCTATATGGTTCTTGAGTTAAAACAGCTACTGGGTGCATATCAAACTCATCGATTTCATCTTGATCTAGATATTTAAAAATAATCGCTACTACGTTCTTTTCAATTACAGGGAAGGGATCCATAAATGTGATTAGTTCAAGTTTAACTCTTTGGTCTAAATCACTCACAGCATTAGTGTCATAATATAAATACATTTCCTTAAAGTCAGCATACTTATCATTAGTGGCTTCACTATTCCATGCCCATACTGATGCAAGTTCGTTGATAATTTCATGTGTTGCTTTTTGTTTGCCTTTTCTGCTTTTGGCGGTTGCGACTAAATCAATATCTTCTGAAAAACGATTGATGATGTTAAAACATTTAGATAGTGATGTTCCCCCAATAAATACCAAATCATCGTGAATAGCATATATGTGTTCAAGTGCCAATGTTACAAAATAGTCCTTTAGTACAATTGCTTCATCAATGTCTTCTTCCTGACTAGCTAATGCAATATAATTCTCAAATAACTCTTTATTTAGATGTAACTTCATCATAGACTACCTTTCTTACAGTTTCTCTGAATCCAGCATATCTCTTACCTTTATAATACTCACTATAATGGATAATTTCTTCTATTTTTAATCCAAGACTATCTAATATGTTTAGTAACTGACTTTTTGATTTTTCCATATTATAATCACTATAATCCAAATATTTAATAAGCTCTAAGAATTCTAAAACATGACCATTTTCTATGTTGATTTCAAAAGGCGGATGAGAAACAACCACTTTCCCATCGTATAAATGTTTAGATCTTGTATGTATCGATACATTGTTTGATAAAATCTCATAAAATGAAGAAACTTGGGAAGTGAATTTATACTTATATAATAGGTATGAACCTGTCCTAATGCCTTGGTTTTTTTGTAAATACTTCTTATCTATAACATCTTTAAGTGATGGTTTTAAATGCGAGAATTTCTTAGTAGAACTAGGAACATAATATATCCCATTTTCATAACGTTTTAATATACCAAAAGAAACCAAATAAGATACCATTTGATTTAAAGTATTGATATTTTTAATCTTTAATACATCTTGAATCTCATCTCTAACAATAGGTTCTCTTTCATCGAAAGCATCCATAATTATACTTGCATTCATATCATCACCTCTTTAATGCAATATTTTTTATATAATTATTATATCATTATTATACGGCAAAGTAAACAAGATTAATTAGAAGAAAAAATAATGCTATGCTAAATGGTTTCAACTTATGTATTCTACCAATATTAACAGTTTTTGGCATTTAGTATATCAAAAATAAAAAGGATACCCAATCAACAAAGATTAGTTATCCAAAGATGACTTATAGTCTCAAACATATAGTTACTTAGCTAGTTCTTTATAAGCAGCATCATATTCTTCTAAAAGATCTTCTGTTATATCTTTTAATTTATCTTTCTCATAGATTTTCTTAATTGCATAAAAGGCAACATCATAATCAATATCCCCACGCCCATAAAGATTGATAATTTTTTTAAACTTCTTAGGGTATGGTTTACCTCCAGTTAAATTTAATGCTTCAGCCAATTCTTGTTCTTTAACTGTAATATCCATACTTGGCATTTTCATTTTAAATGGCAACCCATTGTTTAAAACAATCTGATTCAAAAATATATCAATGGCTGTAGACATATTTATACCAAGTATCTCTAAAATATCTTCTACGTCTTTTTTTGTTTTTTCATCAACTCTTACATTAATATACGCATTTTTACTCACAGTATCACCTCTATACACATTGTAACACTTTTGTTATACAATATGAGTGAATAAAAAACAAAAACATGTTTTCTAACCACTATTGATTGTTTTACCATTATTTTCACTTTTATTACTTGATTTTTACTATTTTTAGTTTTCACTTATTGCCTTAATATAGGCCATATGTATCATTTCTTATGGGTAGAATAAAACACTAATTATAAAAACCGATAAAATCCAATAAAAAATACAGGAAATCATCCTGTAAATCTTAATAAATTTGAAAATGTCATTTTTTATGTCAAAGGTTGCAGTGATTCATACATAGAACCGACAGTCCTTTCAGAAGGATGTTGGTGCCGTTCATACAAAATTCAAAAAGTCAAGTAAAGAATGACTTTTTTTATCTTTATATAGACCTTAACACTACTTCCGTTTCATAACAAAATACATTGGTTTCATAACAACGACACAAGAAATACAGTTCTAGAAAGCAAATTACTCATGCGTGTTTTTTATAATCAGTGTTCAACGTGTCAAGACGATATATCATTTTACGTTTTCAGTATAAAGGATTTTTTCTAAATTCTTTTATACTGGTATCATATTAGGACAAGGAAGTGAACAACATGAATATAACAAATGAAGTGAAAGAAGTAATCCTTGGGCTGCCAAAGAATCAGCTGTTTAATTCAAGTGAAATTTATAAAAGATATTTCATCGATTTTTGTATAGAATCGACTTATTTAAAAATTATAAATCGCATGCAAAAAGACTAACTAATTATCATGTTTCAAAAAGGTATCTTTTATCTCCCTAAATACCATAAAGGTAAACGTGTCAATATTAGACAATATCAAATCAAATCTTATGTCTTCTCTAATAACAACGATGGTGTTCTAATAGGTGATAGATTATATTATCGTTTAAAATTATCTAACGTGATGGCAAAAGAGTTTCTTTATTATACGAATCAAATAGATGAGCGATCAAAGAAAGTCGGTAACGCAAGATTCATTTACTTACCATTTGATTTTGATCCATCGACCTCTACTATCATTCAGCTCATGGATATCCTTCGTAATTTCCATAAAATAGTTAATATTGATCTTAATGAGTTTCATAAATTTTTATACCTAAATATAAATTTATATGATGATGTAGTCTTTTATAAAGTCCAAAAATTTATAAAATATCCAAAACATGTTATTGCATTTTTAAAATCCATTCTAGATGATATAGGTGTTTATAATGACCTTGATAAATACTTATCTACAAGAAGTGTCTACAAGATTCCAAATTGGAAATATGCAGCTTAGAAAATTTTTATACCATATGATAAATTATTACATTTCACAAAAAAATCGGAAACTCAAAAGTCTCCGATTTATATTATATATGTATGTTTTTATGATCTATCTTATCTTTTCTAACAATAGTATTCGTTACAATTGTGTTAGGTGGTATGTAATCAGTTCTATTACATTCGTATTATTTTTGTGACATTTATTCTAATGATATGAGAATATTTATCACAGATGTGGAGATTGATATAAAGTTGAAGTGTAATCAAATTATGTGTCTATCAATTCAAAAAAAATATATTGTCATTATCTGGCGATTTAATAATAACGGGTACATAATGACACATAACAGACAGTTCTCACAATGACAGTCCTTACTAAAGGGTCAAGGGCCAATTCACAATCTTAAAACCTCAGTTATAATTCTTGAAAAACCCATAAATGTTCATCAGATTTAGAACCATATCAAACCTATTTAAAAAGTATTATATTGCAGTTTATATATGAATTATACATTTATAACGTATTTTATTGCGTATTAAATAAAATGAACTGATTCTTAATAAACTCTTTTTCTTTTATATTTAAAAACGCTTGGTCTGCAAATTT harbors:
- a CDS encoding nucleotidyl transferase AbiEii/AbiGii toxin family protein, with amino-acid sequence MKLHLNKELFENYIALASQEEDIDEAIVLKDYFVTLALEHIYAIHDDLVFIGGTSLSKCFNIINRFSEDIDLVATAKSRKGKQKATHEIINELASVWAWNSEATNDKYADFKEMYLYYDTNAVSDLDQRVKLELITFMDPFPVIEKNVVAIIFKYLDQDEIDEFDMHPVAVLTQEPYRTFFEKITLEKELFKNDIEGNPLDETQEKRARDFYDIHKIWNFYDKAVPIDIDNFNQMITSRHKHRKNRTIVSNDEFNQYKLYEMFKKKNIRKQLEEVDFRKLSIRDLDCDDIETSLKEIDDFFQKLIV
- a CDS encoding reverse transcriptase family protein, with protein sequence MENALFNLKSKKKLAKLLFYDKIGYLDKDLSFINNYSVFIVETSNGGTIKSRIVETPRGMLKVIHDRVFKFLNQVDLPDYLISKRGSSYVQNHISHKNNSNVVSIDIQKFYPMCSFGNVYKFFHNTMNMSPDVAYIISEILTINYENIKINDKVDEYLEQQEVKNKVKFPTKHIPTGSSVSNILSFLSYREMFEEIAQLSKRYNIEMTVYVDDITFSSNEQFPKTFIGKVKKILIKNGHKYNKRKSKKLDKNHNKNITGVIVNKYKQTKIPNKLHLKYKYAKRDLLKDPSQLNNQKLNGIKEAMKQIDTVSKK
- a CDS encoding type II toxin-antitoxin system RelB/DinJ family antitoxin, with protein sequence MSKNAYINVRVDEKTKKDVEDILEILGINMSTAIDIFLNQIVLNNGLPFKMKMPSMDITVKEQELAEALNLTGGKPYPKKFKKIINLYGRGDIDYDVAFYAIKKIYEKDKLKDITEDLLEEYDAAYKELAK